Proteins from one Epinephelus moara isolate mb chromosome 1, YSFRI_EMoa_1.0, whole genome shotgun sequence genomic window:
- the ahctf1 gene encoding protein ELYS isoform X1, with protein MHDLTAQVTSSLLPFPRVTIDALGEDEITLDSVLHGKFTVGRSGLAWLACGPHLEVVHAVTGERLSAYCFSGGGEHPPSVLAARDFSWLKRSGLLVGLEEAEGSVLCLYDLGLSRVVKAVVIPGRITAIEPLVSYGGASTSTQHLHQSLRWFFGIAAVVTDLGHVLLVDLCLDDLSCSQSELEASDLQVVTKSPAEIPRLREVSTRQGRHLCLQLNGPSGVGATALQYISRTNQLAVGFSDGYLQLWNMKSLKKEYHSQLEGGRVPVHAFTFQEPENDPRNCCYLWAVQSSQELEGDMVSLRLLQLAFSERKCLASGKILYEGLEYCEERYSQELSGTAFPLRTQAADTRLLSCQTIEKFRPHPDRDDSMNEVASPDTSVSIFSWQVKVYGQGTPSTYIGVFDINRWYHAQMPDSLSFALCVVGRTGESLQNCPYLAVWSLDPVVKMVSQHVLLDVVVHDRSLSRGLPFTCPPPEQYFNPTTYNFDATCLLNAGIVHLTCSGYQKETLSFLKKAAPCSSDVISTSYSRCLMSGLLSSRLADTQASSLSQVEQLDAILSTAVETSSLGLITGCIKQWTAEEQPGSALNLRYILDWAWNKVVQTKEELDGICAPLFDSSSNFTDPQTLQLLQHSQRLLGNLSTIFHCLLSEAHELTQKGLVGLINKNMVSSLISKYAQVVLWFCRTGLLPEGSDDDALQISRPFYTHSVISNYYTIRREELTRLAKGKWCADCLMIDGLVGQCGEHLINLWKRDEGGTGQYPPPTLHALLDIYLLDNIDEATKHAIVIYLLLDVMYSFPNKEGASVESFPTAFAIPIGLVKLVQGLWLLDHHDHQSSFELLLHPAASQCQFDWQHERVLQALMCQGQHSVALRYFHVTKPPISSTSQAKLCMSVLLHNRCLIEAWSLLRQHSNRLNMSELLGFLYESCQELGLIKELLKLPLGVPEQECLEKFLQGTGGLQNRELLMVHYLQQANYIPALQLNHGLKMNLVNERDPKLKERSNIRNSILDQYGRVLPRVQRKLAMERSKPYQHPHTIHREVSRPQPLSTISKRSVNEKVMSRAGFINNVLTKIEEVWLGKGATPQSSPAKSPRAADQSPKPSSSSAIPDPFLGTPITMTSKRKSRLLDLVVHPSCQTPRPVLSPPRPPSSWVSPKSIGKAPELSLLQTPQVVKRARALAASGPVFSGFTPQSILRSSLRPTPVATPSASPGRSITPPLRSKESRITFIEETESPEREKGIRWTNGMAADSEISLLTRGSTLSKATHKTWSSQPAEEEENGDEEGEQPRVKFLPPEGGIPSPQLRCFQSESTSIHEVAAETRPSDATQPQLNLSFDTSHTSVRSTDTTLEFYDAPLPDLSENQEGEEGHTATEKEEEVVTLNIKDLAENQEPEEEPTPTTELTPPLTSEAGEKEEEEEVKEDKTAKDVMEIALEEEAKNEEDVEFKEEDEQDVESTHEHEDAAAPQQEEMSTHNEVCNQVTESMDSGAEVESADLPVGEDVQTEQTEVTEFTEFTEYLKPSDATEPTNDAEEELEQSTDLTEFVQRHLFGSDLSPPLTRSGIHDASQTLTSFNSELPGEAEEEAQAAVEAPPVFTSQKSTASVTSSEPTGTDSHSVVSVNDSEDLSSALSEEEEEEEEDEEEEESDQAEEEEEEEEGDEEEEEEEDSGSEVEIIEEVQGNGRLPPLQPSSVFVQQGHTHFLPGLPEQEAAEFSLITPGTEIKMVEEDMEGEVVMVRLGADEGGMEADEDEQGSSYMELKPSTTLLVPLELVEGQDSLIHPQLGLPDLQQTIVPDDPRSESQSGFSLMLDLDEEGNKEADMLPMENDLQSSDPPTLFPAVEVIDELEAKPEVIVLGTDDQDPLLSEEVLEEDHREEMDTLDGIELDGLTESEIVKLGEEADVQTENTGENHENEDTEEQSNAELVMLVEDHKAEGPSAAEPSPEEDVPAVTMVEDHEPEVLSASEPSPEEDIPAVTLGEDHEHEVLSASAPSPVEELLAAVEDKDSTAEKDATEEKMGEDKPTPAEDQEEPEENGPVDMDKDTIPSTETSTVEEEKQQDHKVLSETEDNKEDINTETETKRRTRGRPRKDNDVKEEKPMEQVLSSNTQPEEPSVPETPTSQRKKKAPSTPTRRTTRGRTVTFISPLLEEVEEPEEEAETSTLVPASPRRTPRKGKQTKDTKVRASTPRRSTRNAQPEPPRDEFEEEDAMDNDTTVATTSKVSSPARRRVSQRATSTRTSQRTQKESEEVSEVKDEEEQEEVTDTKLSRRRTSKTSTPAKQRTTQGNTPRRSSRRILNSSVVESTPLEILKEEEQLEVTPSPVKRNLRKSKTELSETQPAVQEEKEEEPKKPSSPGRATRQSNRITLNVYPEVKLVPVSIPQSARKTRGETITENIKKSGVQLEPELNSNAGHTNSRRPTRSKLWDHPEEDLPLLDSPLEVDSETPVADALIKRLQDEEDKPDGGVVVTKIVRTSKRSTKSSVEQVHSLLSVKDSLVPEPEEEESSPGEHSFIYSPSRRRTRASRAESPGPSEESAAPVTRSRRRVVKDASVAPHDEIASEENQVEVEKAAGPSKTRKAGRPTAKSKAALEPPPVAEVDLISPLPSPTSPVPRALKRIMEGEAPAPSMNLRRKRIMDTVFTKPVTRRKKL; from the exons ATGCATGACCTGACTGCCCAAGTTACCAGCAGCCTGCTGCCTTTCCCAAGAGTGACTATAGATGCTTTAGGGGAGGATGAGATCACCCTGGACTCTGTGCTACATGGGAAATTCACTGTTG gcCGCAGTGGGCTGGCCTGGCTGGCCTGTGGCCCTCACCTGGAGGTTGTCCATGCAGTGACAGGAGAACGGCTGTCTGCATACTGCTTCAGTGGCGGAGGCGAGCACCCACCCAGTGTCCTCGCTGCCAGGGACTTCAGCTGGCTCAAACG GTCTGGATTACTGGTTGGCTTGGAGGAAGCAGAGGGCAGCGTGCTGTGTCTATATGACCTGGGACTGTCAAGGGTGGTCAAAGCTGTGGTTATACCAGGCAGG ATTACAGCTATTGAGCCATTAGTAAGTTATGGCGGCGCAAGCACATCCACCCAGCATCTTCACCAGAGTCTGCGCTGGTTCTTTGGCATTGCTGCCGTAGTAACAGATCTAGGTCATGTTCTGCTTGTGGACCTGTGTCTCGACGACCTGTCCTGCAGCCAAAGTGAACTGGAGGCTTCAG ACCTGCAGGTAGTGACCAAATCTCCTGCAGAGATCCCGAGGCTAAGAGAAGTCAGCACCAGACAGGGCAGACATCTTTGTCTCCAGCTGAATGGGCCCAGTGGAGTCGGAGCCACAGCTCTGCAGTACATCTCCAGGACCAACCAGCTGGCAGTGGGATTTTCAGATGGATACCTACAGCTGTGGAACATGAAGTCTCTAAAGAAGGA ATACCACTCCCAGTTAGAGGGTGGCAGGGTGCCTGTGCATGCCTTCACCTTCCAGGAGCCAGAAAATGACCCCAGGAACTGTTGCTACCTCTGGGCTGTCCAGTCTTCTCAGGAACT TGAGGGAGATATGGTCAGCCTCCGCCTGCTTCAGCTGGCCTTCAGTGAAAGGAAGTGTCTAGCTTCTGGGAAGATCCTCTATGAG GGTCTGGAGTACTGTGAGGAACGTTACAGTCAGGAACTAAGTGGCACAGCCTTCCCTCTCAGGACCCAGGCCGCAGACACCCGCCTGCTGAGTTGCCAGACCATCGAGAAGTTCCGACCCCATCCGGACAGAGATGACAGCATGAACGAAG TTGCATCTCCAGACACCAGTGTTTCTATCTTCAGCTGGCAAGTCAAGGTCTATGGCCAGGGAACCCCATCTACTTACATTGGGGTTTTTGACATCAACCGCTGGTACCACGCACAGATGCCAGACTCTCTAAG CTTTGCTTTGTGTGTTGTTGGCAGAACGGGAGAGTCTCTGCAAAACTGTCCCTACCTGGCAGTTTGGTCTCTGGACCCAGTGGTGAAAATGGTGTCTCAACACGTCCTCCTGGATGTGGTGGTGCACGACCGCAGCCTGAGCAGGGGCCTGCCCTTCACCTGCCCCCCACCAGAACAGTACTTTAACCCCACCACATATAACTTTG ATGCTACCTGCTTGCTCAACGCTGGAATTGTGCACTTAACCTGCTCTGGGTATCAGAAAGAG ACCCTGAGCTTTTTGAAGAAAGCTGCTCCTTGTTCCAGTGATGTCATCTCCACTAGCTACTCTCGCTGCCTCATGTCCGGCCTTCTCTCATCTCGCCTGGCTGACACTCAGGCCTCTAGCCTctcacag GTGGAGCAGCTGGATGCCATCTTGTCCACAGCGGTAGAGACCAGTTCCTTGGGACTGATCACTGGCTGCATCAAACAGTGGACTGCAGAAG AACAACCAGGCTCTGCACTGAACCTGCGCTACATCCTGGACTGGGCCTGGAACAAAGTGGTCCAGACCAAGGAGGAACTGGATGGCATCt GTGCACCACTGTTTGACAGCTCATCCAACTTCACAGACCCTCAGACCCTTCAGCTGCTACAGCACAGCCAGAGACTGCTGGGAAACCTTAGCACCATTTTCCACTGTCTGCTCAGTGAAGCTCACGAGCTCACACAAAAAG gtcTGGTGGGTCTGATAAACAAGAACATGGTGTCCAGTCTGATTTCCAAGTACGCTCAGGTGGTGCTCTGGTTCTGTCGTACGGGTCTGCTGCCTGAAGGATCAG ACGACGACGCTCTTCAGATCTCCAGGCCTTTCTACACTCACTCAGTCATCAGCAACTATTATACTATACGCAGGGAGGAGCTCACCAGGCTGGCTAA AGGCAAGTGGTGCGCAGACTGCCTGATGATCGACGGTTTGGTTGGTCAGTGTGGTGAACACTTGATCAATCTCTGGAAGAGGGATGAGGGTGGGACAGGGCAATACCCACCACCTACATTGCAT GCCTTGTTGGACATTTATCTACTGGACAACATTGATGAAGCTACCAAGCATGCAATT GTGATTTACCTGTTGCTGGATGTCATGTACTCCTTCCCCAATAAGGAGGGAGCATCAGTGGAGTCTTTCCCCACAGCTTTTGCTATTCCTATTGGACTGGTGAAACTGGTGCAAGGCCTCTGGCTGCTGGACCATCACGACCACCAG AGTTCCTTTGAGTTGCTCCTGCATCCAGCTGCCTCTCAGTGTCAGTTTGACTGGCAGCACGAGCGTGTCCTGCAAGCACTGATGTGCCAGGGCCAACACTCAGTGGCACTGCGATACTTCCACGTTACAAAGCCCCCGATTTCCTCCACCTCCCAGGCCAAACTCTGCATGTCTGTACTGCTACACAACAG GTGTCTCATAGAAGCGTGGTCTTTACTTCGGCAGCACTCTAACCGCCTCAACATGAGTGAGCTGCTGGGCTTTCTGTATGAGAGCTGCCAGGAGCTGGGCCTCATCAAGGAGCTGCTCAAGCTGCCCCTGGGAGTTCCCGAGCAG GAATGTTTAGAGAAGTTTCTCCAGGGCACAGGGGGACTCCAGAACAGAGAACTGCTGATGGTTCATTACCTTCAGCAGGCCAACTACATTCCCGCCCTGCAGCTCAACCACGGCCTCAAAATGAACCTGGTG AATGAGCGAGACCCAAAGCTTAAAGAGCGATCCAACATCAGGAACTCAATATTGGATCAGTACGGCAGAGTTTTGCCCAGAGTCCAGAGGAAACTGGCAATGGAGAGATCAAAGCCCTACCAGCATCCCCACACCATCCACAGAGAAG TTTCTCGGCCACAGCCACTATCAACCATCAGTAAGCGCTCCGTCAATGAGAAGGTGATGTCGAGGGCCGGCTTCATCAACAACGTCCTGACCAAGATTGAGGAGGTGTGGTTAGGCAAAGGAGCTACGCCGCAGTCCTCCCCAGCCAAGAG CCCCAGGGCAGCAGATCAGAGCCCCaagccctcctcctcctcagccatTCCCGACCCCTTCCTGGGAACCCCTATCACCATGACCTCCAAACGAAAATCAAG GCTGCTGGACTTGGTGGTTCACCCCTCCTGTCAGACCCCTCGCCCTGTGCTCAGCCCTCCCAGACCTCCCAGCTCCTGGGTTTCTCCTAAGAGTATCGGCAAGGCCCCTGAACTCAGTCTGCTGCAAACACCCCAGGTGGTCAAG CGAGCTCGGGCTTTGGCTGCTTCTGGTCCAGTGTTCTCAGGATTCACTCCCCAGTCCATCCTGCGCAGCAGCCTGAGGCCCACACCTGTCGCCACCCCGTCTGCTTCTCCAGGACGCTCCATCACACCCCCACTCCGCAGCAAAGAGAGTCGCATCACCTTCATTGAAGAGACAGAATCTCCTGAACGGGAGAAGGGTATCCGATGGACCAATGGG ATGGCAGCAGACAGTGAAATTAGCTTGCTGACCAGAGGCTCCACACTATCCAAGGCTACACATAAGACCTGGTCCTCACAGCccgcagaggaggaagagaatggAGATGAAGAAGGGGAGCAACCTCGTGTGAAGTTCTTGCCTCCAGAAGGTGGTATTCCCTCCCCACAGCTGAGATGCTTTCAGAGCGAGTCAACCTCCATCCATGAAGTCGCTGCAGAAACCAGACCATCAGATGCAACACAACCACAACTTAACCTGAGCTTTGACACCAGCCACACATCTGTCCGTTCAACAGACACCACGCTAGAGTTTTATGATGCACCTCTTCCTGATCTCTCAGAGAaccaggagggagaggaggggcaCACTGCtacagagaaagaagaggaggtaGTGACACTGAACATCAAAGACCTAGCTGAAAATCAAGAACCAGAGGAAGAGCCCACGCCAACCACTGAGCTAACCCCTCCCCTGACATCAGAGGCtggagaaaaggaggaagaagaggaggtgaaAGAAGACAAAACAGCTAAGGATGTGATGGAGATTGCTCTTGAAGAGGAGGCTAAAAACGAGGAAGATGTTGAGTTCAAAGAGGAGGATGAACAGGATGTTGAGTCAACTCATGAGCATGAAGATGCTGCAGCTCCTCAGCAAGAGGAGATGTCTACTCACAATGAAG TTTGTAACCAGGTAACTGAGAGCATGGACTCTGGTGCTGAAGTCGAATCTGCGGATCTACCAGTGGGAGAGGACGTCCAGACAGAACAGACAGAGGTCACTGAATTCACAGAGTTCACCGAGTATCTGAAACCATCTGATGCCACCGAACCCACAAATGACGCAGAAGAGGAGCTGGAGCAATCAACAG ATCTGACGGAATTTGTGCAGAGACATCTCTTCGGCAGCGATCTGTCTCCTCCGCTCACCCGCTCAGGAATCCACGACGCATCACAGACCCTGACATCCTTTAACAG TGAGCTGCCAGGTGAGGCTGAAGAGGAGGCGCAGGCAGCTGTTGAAGCTCCACCGGTGTTCACCAGCCAAAAATCTACTGCCTCTGTGACATCCTCTGAGCCAACTGGCACAGACTCCCACT CTGTTGTGAGTGTAAATGATAGTGAAGACCTTTCTAGTGCTCTGtctgaggaagaagaagaagaagaagaagatgaggaggaggaggagtctgatcaagctgaggaggaggaggaggaggaagaaggggatgaagaggaggaggaggaagaagactCTGGTAGTGAGGTGGAGATCATTGAGGAGGTCCAGGGTAATGGGAGACTACCACCCCTCCAACCCAGTTCAGTCTTTGTacaacaaggacacacacacttcctgccAGGTCTGCCAGAGCAAGAGGCTGCGGAGTTCTCTCTGATCACACCTGGCACAGAGATAAAG ATGGTAGAGGAGGACATGGAAGGTGAGGTGGTGATGGTGAGACTCGGGGCAGATGAAGGTGGgatggaggcagatgaggaTGAGCAAGGATCATCATACATGGAGCTCAAACCCTCCACCACTCTCCTGGTACCCCTGGAGCTTGTGGAGGGGCAGGACAGCCTGATCCATCCACAGCTGGGTCTTCCAGATCTTCAGCAAACAATTGTGCCAGACGACCCGAGATCTGAATCTCAGAGCGGCTTCTCTCTGATGCTGGATTTGGACGAGGAAGGGAATAAAGAGGCAGACATGCTGCCCATGGAGAACGATTTGCAGTCCTCTGACCCTCCCACTCTGTTTCCAGCAGTGGAGGTTATTGATGAACTTGAGGCCAAACCTGAGGTTATTGTTCTGGGCACAGATGATCAGGATCCTCTTTTGTCTGAAGAAGTGTTAGAAGAGGACCACAGGGAAGAGATGGACACCTTGGATGGAATTGAGTTAGATGGACTGACAGAGTCAGAAATTGTAAAACTGGGTGAGGAAGCTGACGtacaaactgaaaacactggGGAAAACCATGAGAACGAGGATACTGAGGAACAGAGCAATGCAGAGTTAGTAATGTTGGTTGAAGACCATAAAGCTGAAGGTCCTTCAGCCGCTGAACCAAGTCCAGAGGAAGACGTCCCTGCAGTGACGATGGTTGAAGATCATGAACCTGAAGTTCTTTCAGCCTCTGAACCAAGTCCTGAGGAAGACATCCCTGCAGTGACGTTGGGTGAAGATCATGAACATGAAGTTCTTTCAGCCTCTGCACCAAGCCCAGTGGAAGAACTCCTGGCAGCTGTGGAAGACAAAGACTCTACTGCAGAGAAAGATGCTACTGAGGAGAAGATGGGAGAGGACAAACCAACACCTGCTGAGGACCAGGAAGAGCCTGAAGAGAATGGACCTGTTGATATGGACAAGGACACAATTCCCAGCACGGAGACATCaactgttgaggaggagaagcagcaggacCACAAAGTGTTATCAGAGACAGAAGATAACAAGGAAGACATTAATACAGAGACGGAAACAAAAAGGAGAACCAGGGGAAGACCGAGAAAAGATAACGATGTTAAGGAAGAGAAACCTATGGAGCAGGTTTTGAGCTCAAATACCCAACCAGAGGAACCATCTGTGCCAGAGACCCCCACTTctcagaggaaaaagaaagcTCCCTCCACCCCAACAAGGAGGACCACGAGAGGGAGGACGGTTACCTTTATCTCTCCCCTCctggaggaagtggaggagccagaggaggaggcagaaaCAAGCACTCTGGTGCCTGCCTCGCCACGTCGCACACCTCGAAAAGGTAAACAGACCAAAGACACTAAAGTCCGAGCTAGCACACCTCGAAGAAGTACTCGCAATGCCCAGCCAGAGCCTCCGAGAGACGAGTTTGAAGAGGAGGACGCCATGGATAATGATACCACAGTTGCAACAACCTCAAAGGTCTCTTCTCCAGCCAGACGGCGGGTTTCCCAGAGGGCCACCTCAACAAGGACCAGCCAGAGGACCCAGAAAGAAAGTGAGGAGGTGTCTGAAGTCAAAGATGAGGAAGAACAAGaggaggtcacagatacaaaaCTTTCTCGACGACGAACCTCCAAAACTTCAACACCGGCTAAACAAAGAACCACTCAGGGAAACACTCCAAGGAGGTCCAGCAGAAGGATATTGAATAGCAGCGTGGTGGAGTCAACACCGTTAGAGATCTTGAAAGAAGAGGAACAGCTGGAGGTCACTCCATCCCCTGTCAAACGCAACCTCAGGAAGAGTAAGACCGAACTATCAGAGACGCAGCCAGCCGtgcaggaagagaaagaggaggagccAAAGAAACCCTCTAGCCCTGGTAGGGCGACTCGACAGTCCAATCGGATCACCCTAAATGTTTATCCAGAA GTGAAACTGGTTCCTGTATCAATTCCTCAGAGTGCTAGGAAGACGAGAGGAGAGACAATTACTGAAAATATAAAGAAGAGTGGAGTTCAACTTGAGCCTGAACTTAACAGTAACGCTGGTCACACCAACTCCCGTCGACCCACCAGAAGCAAACTCTGGGATCACCCTGAGGAAGACCTTCCCTTACTGGACTCACCGTTGGAGGTGGATTCTGAAACCCCTGTTGCGGACGCCCTCATCAAGAGACTTCAGGATGAGGAAGACAAGCCGGATG GAGGAGTGGTCGTCACCAAGATAGTAAGAACCAGCAAGAGGAGTACGAAGTCATCAGTGGAGCAGGTTCACTCACTACTCTCTGTAAAAGACAGCCTGGTCCCTGaacctgaggaggaggagtctAGTCCAGGCGAGCATTCATTCATCTACTCCCCCTCACGAAGAAGAACAAGAG ctTCAAGAGCAGAGTCTCCCGGCCCGAGTGAAGAGTCTGCAGCGCCCGTCACTCGCAGCAGGAGAAGAGTTGTCAAAGATGCCTCTGTTGCTCCTCAT gaTGAAATTGCTTCAGAAGAAAATCAGGTTGAAGTGGAGAAAGCAGCAGGACCTTCTAAGACCAGAAAAGCAGGCAGACCAACGGCCAA GTCCAAAGCAGCATTGGAGCCGCCTCCCGTAGCAGAGGTGGACCTGATCTCGCCTCTGCCCAGCCCAACTAGTCCGGTTCCACGAGCACTGAAGAGGATTATGGAGGGAGAGGCCCCGGCCCCGAGCATGAATCTGCGACGCAAACGCATAATGGACACCGTTTTCACAAAACCCGTCACACGGAGAAAGAAACTTTGA